The Carnobacterium divergens nucleotide sequence AGCGGGAGGGATTGTCCCGATGAATCGAGATGGTTCTAAAAACGGGGAAGACGTACCAACGAATTTAGAAGTGCATATTTTCCCAGGATCTAATAATGAGTTTACCTTGTATGAAGAGATAGAAAATGCTTGTTTAGAGACGACCTTTAAACTTGATTGGAAGCAACAGCAATTGACGATTTCGTTAAGGGGTGAATTAGAGATACTACCTAAAAATCGTCAAATTACTTGTCTTTTTAGAAATGTGGAATTAGATTCAAGTCAGAAATTAGCCAGTTCAATCGAAGTGGATGTGAAAAATAAAACGGCGATAGTGGAATGGACAAATTTCGCAATCGATACCACGAAAGTAATTGATTTCAGAGGTATCAGAGAAGTTCAGCGTCAGCAGATTGTAGGAGAGGTATTTTCTAAATTAGATCAAGCGAATATTGGTTATTCACTAAAACGTGAGATTTATCAACATTTTATCACCTTTCAAGAAAGTTTGCCGTTAATTGGAATGATGAATAATTTAACCAATCGAATGTTGGCAGATTGCTTGTTTGAAATGATTTATACGATGGAAAGTTAGCACACAATCAATGGATTGTGTGTTTTTTACTGGATGTGAATCGCAAAAAGACTAGTCTTTTTAAATTAAATGGGTTATGATAAAGAAAAGAAGTAGCAAAGAGGTGGATTTCCAATGGTTAAATACCAACAAATCGCAAAAATTATTAGAAAAAGAATTCAAGAGGGTGTTTATCCGGTAGATTCGTTGATTCCAGATCAGGTAACCTTATCAAAAGAATTTGATGTTAGTCGTATGACAATGAAAAAAGCCTTGGATATCTTAGCGATGGAAGGGTTGATTTATCGTCAAAGAGGTGCGGGGACATTTGTAATGAAAAATGCACTGATTAATCAACTTGATACAAAAGCAGAAGAATATGATGGATTAACAAAACAGTTACCAGATAAAAAAATCACAAGTAAAATTATTTACTTTGATATTGAATTTCCAAGTGAAAAAGTGATGGAACAATTGATGTTAAAGGAAAATCAACCGGTCTATAAACTAATTCGCTTGCGCTACTTAGAAGGTCAACCTTACGTTCTTGAACATACGTATATGCCGTCAGATATTGTGACAGGATTAACGGAAGATATTTTATTGGGATCGATTTATCGTTATTTAAAAGAAGATTTGGGCTTGGTTTTTGGTGGAGCGTTTAGAAAAATACATGCAGACAAGGCTTCGGAGTATGACATTGATTATTTAGAGTGTGATCCGCATGATCCGGTACTTGAAGTAGAGCAAGTTGTATACTTACAAAACGGCAAACCTTTTGAATATTCAAGAAGCCGCCATCGTTATGATAAACGTAGTTACACTATTTTAGATGTAAATAAAAGCAGCTAAAAAGGAGAGCCCGAGGGCTCTCCTTTTTATTAATTGTAAATATCATAACTAATGACGGCGCTATTTGGTTTTTTAAATTCATGGCGTAAAAAATTTAAATACGTTCCTGGGGTTAAAATGCCATTCATAGATAACAAATCAATCCCAGATGGTCCAATAATGGAATCAGAAAGTAAGCAACAATTGGTTGTGAGAACAAAATAGGATTTAAAAGGCCCTCGATTGAATTTGTATAGTTTACTGTTTGCTTGGTAACAAGCTAGACTAGCGTAATCTTGATAGTTAGTTCGATCAACCAAAGGATCTTGAGCAAGAGCTAAACTATAATTTGATTTCCATTCATAACATTGAGCCTTGATGTCTTTAATTGCATTTGCGACATCTTGCTTTTCCTGAGGGGTTAACTGAATACCAAAACCAAACAATGTTTTTTGACTATGTTTAATGCAAAATGGAATATAAGACGCTTTGTCTGTTGTCAATAAAACGCCGTCCCCCATAGTGTCAAATAAGTGATAGGAATCTTCATCATAGTTGCCATAAGAAATGATTTCACCTTCAAAACATAGATCCATATGACCAATGGACCCAAAACTTTTTTCTGTAACGTGAATATAAATTTCTAAGTCGGGCATGATGTCTGATTTTCGTTCTGAAAAAACGGCTTTTTCACTGACTACTTCACTAGGTTTTAAAATTTTATTTGTTTCAGTTAAAACGCGTTTTGGAACAAAAGCTTCTAAAAAGATTGGAGGCGTAATTTTTATTTTACGTTTCAAGTGGTCGATGGTTGAATTTGGAAGGTAACTCATTAGCAATAAATAAAGGTTGCCACAACCTGAAAGAATAAAGTACACCCCAAAAGCAATTAAAATTTGTTCCAAGGATAGGAAAGGTGAGAAGATTAATAAAATACCTGTAATCGAAAGAAACAGTCCGCTTACTAAAAGCGTAAAACGTCCAACGAGTTGATTTTTATAATAAGTGCGATAACTAACTAGCTTTGCAAAGCCTTTTAACAACGTATAACAACCGAAAACAGTAAATAAAAATTGATACGACATTGTTGAAAAAAAATAAAAACTCAAGCCGAGTATAATTTTAATAAGACTATCTTTTAAAATTTTCAGGTCTAGTTTGCGTTTTAATAAAAATTGAGAAAAATGAGACAGGCTATCAATTAGCAATGCCAACATCATTAACAAGGTGAAAATAGAAAGCAAGGATGTGTTTATCTTTAAGATAATACTTCCAACGAGAATTAAGGCAAAACTCGATAAAAATAGGTAAAGTCGGTTTAAATGGGTTGTCGACATAGTAAGACCTTTCTTATAAAAATAATCTATCTAATAGATAAAATTGAATTCAATCGTTTTTCATTTTAACACTTAATAGGTAGAAATCAAACTATTGCCAAGATGATTTTTAGATTAACGCTTAAAAGTAACCCGTAAAAATCGTTTTTTTTATTTTTGGTATAGATTGGTTTGGGTCGTTTTCATTCTTTAATTCATTTTCATTCGAACTTATTTAAATATGTGTTATAATTATTGGTATAGCTATTTTATTATGAATGGTGGAGGTTAATACGAGATGAACAGCAATCAAAAATACTTAACTTTATTAGCAAAAGAATTTCCAACAATTGGGGAAACCGCGACTGAAATCATTAATCTGCAAGCAATTTTAAATTTACCAAAAGGCACGGAACATTTCATTAGCGATATCCATGGCGAGTATGAGGCTTTTCAACAGGTGTTACGGAACGGTTCAGGGAATATCAAAGAAAAAATCAAAGATATTTTTAACAATCGGTTGACCCAAAAAGAAAGGACTCAATTAGCCACGTTGATTTATTATCCCGAAGAAAAAATGACGTTGACGATTGAAGCCTTAAATAGCCAACAAGAAATTGACGAATGGTATAAAATCACTTTAAATCGTTTAATAGAGTTATGCGTTTTTGTAGCATCAAAA carries:
- a CDS encoding GntR family transcriptional regulator — encoded protein: MVKYQQIAKIIRKRIQEGVYPVDSLIPDQVTLSKEFDVSRMTMKKALDILAMEGLIYRQRGAGTFVMKNALINQLDTKAEEYDGLTKQLPDKKITSKIIYFDIEFPSEKVMEQLMLKENQPVYKLIRLRYLEGQPYVLEHTYMPSDIVTGLTEDILLGSIYRYLKEDLGLVFGGAFRKIHADKASEYDIDYLECDPHDPVLEVEQVVYLQNGKPFEYSRSRHRYDKRSYTILDVNKSS
- a CDS encoding HdeD family acid-resistance protein gives rise to the protein MSTTHLNRLYLFLSSFALILVGSIILKINTSLLSIFTLLMMLALLIDSLSHFSQFLLKRKLDLKILKDSLIKIILGLSFYFFSTMSYQFLFTVFGCYTLLKGFAKLVSYRTYYKNQLVGRFTLLVSGLFLSITGILLIFSPFLSLEQILIAFGVYFILSGCGNLYLLLMSYLPNSTIDHLKRKIKITPPIFLEAFVPKRVLTETNKILKPSEVVSEKAVFSERKSDIMPDLEIYIHVTEKSFGSIGHMDLCFEGEIISYGNYDEDSYHLFDTMGDGVLLTTDKASYIPFCIKHSQKTLFGFGIQLTPQEKQDVANAIKDIKAQCYEWKSNYSLALAQDPLVDRTNYQDYASLACYQANSKLYKFNRGPFKSYFVLTTNCCLLSDSIIGPSGIDLLSMNGILTPGTYLNFLRHEFKKPNSAVISYDIYN